Genomic DNA from Desulfonema ishimotonii:
TGGCTTTCCTTGCTTTTCTGCCTGTGACCGCTTTTGTATCCGATGCCAATGCTGAGGATATTGTCGTGATCTGCAACAAAAATGTGGCTGAGGATACCCTGGCCCCGGATGAGATCCGACAGATATTTCTGGGCAAGAAGACCCGGTGGAATGACAACCGGAAAATTGATTTTGTCACGCTCAGACAGGATCAGCCCCACAAAACATTTCTGAAGGCGTTTATCGGCAAAACCGTCGCACAATACCGGAATTACTGGCGCAAAATTGTCTTTACCGGAAAAGGGCGTGCGCCCAGGTCATTTAAAACCCCGTCAGATATGGTTGCGTATGTGGCCCGGAATGACGGAGCGATCGGATACGTTCCGCCGGACACCGTCAGTGAGGATGTTAAAATAATTGTCACGCAGTAAGTTTCTGCCGATGCTGAAAGGCCGGTCCCCGGAAATCCGGGGACCGGCCTTTCAGATCATATTGCGGGGCCATCCGATCGGCACGGGCTGATTTTCAGAAATTTATCCTGAAAAACATTTTAGTAGCGCACCACCGCCGTACCCCACACAAAACCGGAGCCAAAGGCGGGTATCAGCAGCAGATCACCGCGCCGGATCGTTTCGTTTTCGGTGTATTCGGCCAGCAGCAGCGGAATGGTCGCGGCAGTGGTGTTGGCGTATTTGTGGATATTGTAAAGAACCTTTTCACCGGGAATCCCCAGATGCTCGGCCATTGATTTATTGATGCGGATGTTGGCCTGATGGGGCACCACCCAGTCCACATCGTCTACGGTCAGCGCCAGCTTTTTCAGAGAGTTCTGACAGACCTCTGTCATCCGGCGTACCGCATTGGTGAACAGGTTGCGCGAGGCAGGCATATCCGGGAAAAAATCCGCATTGACCTCATGATCATTGATATCATAGTCGATGCACGGGCGCTTCCCCACGTCGTACAGCTTCATGTGGATGCCATTTAACGCGCCGGAACCATCCGCATGAACCGCGGTTGACAGAATCTGAGATTTTTCATCGGTTGCCGGAGAGACAACGACCGCCGCCGCCCCGTCTCCGAACAGTACGGTCACAGCCCGGCCCCGCTGACTGAAATCCAGCAGGTTGGAGTGGATTTCAGCGCCGATCAGCAGGACATTCCGGTACATGCCGCTCTCCACAAAGGACTGTGCCATCTGAAGGCCGTAGATAAACCCGCTGCACTGCTGCCGGATATCGTAACACGGGATATGCCGGTCTGCCCATCCGAGCTTCTCCTGTAGAAAAACGCCCGCACCCGGAAAAAAGAAATCCGGGCTGAGGGTCGCAAAAATAATGCAGTCGATTTCCTCTGCCGCCACATCACCTTTTGACAGCAGGTTTTTTACCGCCTTATGGGCCAGATCCGATGTTCGGACCCCCGGAGCGGCATACCGCCGTTCCTGTACGCCCGTTCGCTGACGAATCCATTCATCGTTGGTGTTCAACTCCTGGGGGAGTTCATGATTTGTAACCACATTTTCAGGCACATACATGCCGGTTGACCGAATATACGCTTTATTTGTCATGAAAAAATATCCTATCTGTTTTCAAAATAGTCCGGAACCGCTGTTCCTTTCCGGGCGGTTCGCCTGACTTATAAACCACAGTCAAAAAAAAAACCGAATTTACCACAACAGGCTGAAAATGCAAGGCTGAAATGGGTACAGTGTTGTATTTTAAAGCCGTTTGGAACAGAACATCCTTCGGGTGTCACCCGGATACCATATCCGGCCTGTCGGATTTTCATTCAAAACCGCATCACCGGGGCCTGTGGCGGGAAACCGGAACACATCCTGCCGCCGCCTCCCCGGACAATTTCCTGTTATCTCATAACACAGCGCCCTGATGATCTGCCGTCGCAGTGTAACACCCGTTTTCAAACTCTGCAACTTCTTACAACACACATGTGATTGACATTCCGGTTATCAGAGGCTATCAGCAATGATCTGAATTTCAATATCAGGAGGTGGAAAATAAAACGATTATCGGAGCGCTC
This window encodes:
- a CDS encoding substrate-binding domain-containing protein, with product MYAIKLTRFAMILFLAFLAFLPVTAFVSDANAEDIVVICNKNVAEDTLAPDEIRQIFLGKKTRWNDNRKIDFVTLRQDQPHKTFLKAFIGKTVAQYRNYWRKIVFTGKGRAPRSFKTPSDMVAYVARNDGAIGYVPPDTVSEDVKIIVTQ
- a CDS encoding 3-oxoacyl-ACP synthase III family protein, encoding MTNKAYIRSTGMYVPENVVTNHELPQELNTNDEWIRQRTGVQERRYAAPGVRTSDLAHKAVKNLLSKGDVAAEEIDCIIFATLSPDFFFPGAGVFLQEKLGWADRHIPCYDIRQQCSGFIYGLQMAQSFVESGMYRNVLLIGAEIHSNLLDFSQRGRAVTVLFGDGAAAVVVSPATDEKSQILSTAVHADGSGALNGIHMKLYDVGKRPCIDYDINDHEVNADFFPDMPASRNLFTNAVRRMTEVCQNSLKKLALTVDDVDWVVPHQANIRINKSMAEHLGIPGEKVLYNIHKYANTTAATIPLLLAEYTENETIRRGDLLLIPAFGSGFVWGTAVVRY